Proteins encoded within one genomic window of Schistocerca gregaria isolate iqSchGreg1 unplaced genomic scaffold, iqSchGreg1.2 ptg000831l, whole genome shotgun sequence:
- the LOC126322691 gene encoding stress-activated protein kinase alpha-like — protein MGEPVESRYAAACSPEGVPRRGGGDGARRKLALSYVEGLTELDPSSVANVDSNGMTLLHRACHEGHLDLVKCLIRFDRCRIDGALGAAEKGASILPTLNYQDIFGRTALTMAVSANHEAVVEELLAYYDYLKGRVTSVVGGGDKERRMGGLSAKERLARFPHLGINLKDARGQSALMIATRKGHTSILRRLLRAEGTDVNCCDDRMRSCLHFVCSQYFSSREACGGAVASASDRFGACDRRRGGSPSSVVRMAAEYAELLISFGIDLALRDICSNTVFHLCLRKGDTELLQSILDAAERHNSKSLLQALQTANRLGQTPLQLSSVACSSDAAGSLKRVYDVCVQKECRRLGVEKMDKRFISKHWLTMIGLPQYRDVFFKNDVSGLVLLRLTEEMLKKDLGVDSLGHRMTILQASRALASVSARPTSLEPSGAPPGATASEREKCGYEEFMREAYKWEILEEELDLRERIGRGFFGEVRRAVWRKLEVATKTIYRESAGAKDLSKKSLTYKEMSILSQLRHPNILNFLGFVRTSGGDIMMVTELMPNGSLHKLIRYDFGTVRRLRYRIVLDIARGMAYLHSRRLVHRDLNTKNLLLDANYATKISDFGLSRIRDEMNNMSVLVGFLGVMAPEVFKGEKYSEKADVFSFAMVLYEILTGREACQLEGASLPAYANSVANQGYRPPWTDRVLQDESLASWRRLTEECWAQDPENRLSFYQILERIPRLSLEQSAESHGAQSAADASDDVRYVV, from the exons ATGGGCGAACCCGTTGAGTCGCGCTACGCGGCTGCGTGCTCGCCGGAAGGGGTACCGCGGAGGGGCGGAGGGGATGGCGCTCGAAGGAAGCTGGCCCTGAGCTACGTCGAAGGTTTGACTGAATT GGACCCGTCGTCTGTTGCGAACGTGGACAGCAACGGCATGACGCTGCTGCACCGGGCCTGTCACGAGGGTCACTTGGACCTCGTCAAGTGTTTGATAAGGTTTGACAGGTGCAGGATCGACGGCGCGCTTGGCGCCGCCGAGAAGGGGGCGTCGATTTTGCCTACGCTCAACTACCAGGATATATTTGGGAGGACGGCGCTGACGATGGCGGTGTCGGCCAACCACGAGGCGGTGGTTGAGGAGTTGCTGGCTTATTACGACTATTTGAAGGGTCGCGTGACGTCCGTGGTGGGAGGTGGTGACAAGGAGCGCCGCATGGGCGGTTTGTCGGCGAAGGAGCGTTTGGCCAGGTTTCCGCACTTGGGGATAAATTTGAAGGACGCGAGGGGTCAGAGCGCGTTGATGATAGCTACTCGCAAGGGTCACACGTCGATTTTGCGCCGTTTGTTGCGGGCCGAGGGGACGGACGTCAACTGCTGCGACGATCGCATGCGCAGTTGTTTACACTTCGTGTGCTCGCAGTATTTTTCGTCGAGGGAGGCTTGCGGCGGCGCGGTGGCGTCCGCGAGCGACAGATTTGGGGCCTGCGACAGGCGACGCGGAGGTTCGCCGTCGTCGGTCGTTCGGATGGCTGCGGAGTATGCGGAGTTATTGATATCTTTTGGAATCGACCTGGCTTTGAGGGACATTTGCTCCAACACCGTGTTTCACCTGTGTCTCCGCAAGGGCGACACGGAGTTGCTTCAGAGCATACTCGACGCGGCGGAGAGACACAATTCTAAATCGCTTTTGCAGGCGCTGCAGACGGCCAACCGTTTGGGTCAGACGCCCTTGCAGCTGTCGTCCGTGGCGTGCTCCTCGGACGCGGCGGGGTCGCTGAAGCGCGTCTACGACGTCTGCGTGCAGAAGGAGTGCAGGCGTCTTGGCGTTGAGAAGATGGACAAGCGCTTCATCTCGAAGCACTGGCTGACCATGATTGGCCTGCCCCAATACAGGGACGTGTTCTTCAAGAACGACGTTTCGGGCTTGGTTCTGTTGAGGCTGACGGAAGAGATGCTGAAGAAGGACTTGGGCGTCGACAGCTTGGGACACCGCATGACGATTTTGCAGGCGTCGAGGGCGCTGGCTTCCGTGTCGGCGCGTCCGACTTCCTTGGAGCCGTCGGGGGCGCCGCCGGGGGCGACCGCGAGCGAAAGAGAGAAGTGCGGATACGAGGAATTCATGCGGGAGGCCTACAAGTGGGAAATTCTCGAAGAGGAACTGGACCTTCGCGAGCGGATCGGAAGGGGCTTCTTCGGCGAGGTCAGACGCGCGGTTTGGAGGAAACTAGAAGTGGCCACGAAGACCATATACAGAGAGTCCGCCGGGGCCAAGGACTTGAGCAAGAAGAGCCTGACGTACAAGGAAATGTCTATTTTGTCCCAATTGCGACACCCGAACATTCTGAATTTTCTCGGATTCGTCAGAACTAGCGGGGGAGACATCATGATGGTGACGGAGCTGATGCCGAACGGCTCCCTGCACAAGCTGATTCGGTACGACTTTGGAACAGTCCGTCGCCTGCGGTACCGAATCGTGCTCGACATTGCTCGCGGAATGGCGTATTTGCACTCTCGCCGACTTGTGCACAGGGACCTGAACACGAAGAACCTACTCTTGGATGCGAACTACGCGACGAAGATCTCCGACTTCGGGCTTTCTCGGATCCGCGACGAGATGAACAACATGTCCGTCCTGGTCGGGTTCCTCGGCGTCATGGCGCCCGAGGTGTTCAAGGGCGAGAAGTACTCCGAAAAAGCGGACGTGTTCTCCTTCGCGATGGTGTTGTACGAAATTTTGACCGGGAGAGAAGCCTGCCAGCTCGAGGGCGCGTCGCTGCCCGCCTACGCCAACAGCGTGGCGAATCAGGGATATCGACCACCCTGGACGGACAGGGTGCTGCAGGACGAGAGCCTCGCCAGCTGGAGGCGGCTCACGGAAGAATGCTGGGCGCAGGACCCGGAAAACCGCCTGTCCTTCTACCAAATTTTGGAGCGAATCCCTCGCCTCTCCCTCGAACAGTCAGCGGAGTCCCACGGCGCCCAAAGCGCCGCCGACGCCTCTGATGACGTCCGATATgtcgtgtga
- the LOC126322687 gene encoding uncharacterized protein LOC126322687 has protein sequence MNDYELVVQTLTDTQFPERAPKALELLKNYECKDGYLRILLHILENREVPIEVRTVAAIHLKTTVRTRWKAGNDQGEEPAIGDGEKAFIRDNILLSIKSNASAVSIRNQLEEVLRSVVSYEECPDNLHSLTEQIFGALGSGEKDSILAALICLRGFRFSKNDPVQSNFVASVLDKLRSLLKCLVDNNDADSLQLQLLIVKNLRKISISTDVPLATGCRENLEEWMNLLVHSVFGSPAPTVSPTPALWIKLRVNITYLFIMYTGRYSRITRGKLHSGISQETIEVANYWMSTYAVSFLNKCFYILTLYSKNQLDNKKFLSVVLDYIHNSIAIPSLWDIIKPHLWDLFTNVFIPILCLNSEDQYLSQNNPVECVIIEEDSLYNIDNPRSQVLQCIYRISSQKSSLDYLQTILGLIVDDIFVPYSKSLPEHRDICKKYAGLTVLGNLSRLLRKSEKHLNSIEYLLVCYVYPDFESPSVDLRAKACWAFSRLCGAHFSDQQNLVNGLNSIINLFVSSNHILVTCHSGKALIELIRLNAFLPLIKSFVPAILNKCIEVMSTIESESIVSIVKYLIKVFPTSVQKQAVELMKHLLAKFFQSANAFNSIPAQQEGSADSEYDDLMSSSALFTATETLRTIRILYTEMHRQHYIQSSIEPYMFSAIESCFQENFVPFISDGIDLFTKILRRSTPPFSQKIWSFVFYMKQAFVNWAPDHISEMIEPLIILIICDQPTFLDPGSPYLEQIYLMANHALSDPNFSESDALYVVQLLEVVLIECKGSIDHVLPAIIELTINRIRKPCSTPFKVLLLEIILSSFWYNAELTLHLLNQLNHARDILELTFGLLQANAFSRLHDKKCAILGLCSLLRLPYAQLGPYCQEKLQDMISVLLRVARDAHVQRSQQDAQKTEEEEEEEELTDTTYDSDSENSYSDDSEYGDYYEEEELEEDADKIIEALQSTAPNCCLMKQDDANGDATPVNHSLKQDDDGLICSTEDDGWQLDDYEEPDELSTKNVIESIYFLETIEGSEIRDHIMSSFSEEERQIYQFIASTPVGKPASLGHAPRSNF, from the exons ATGAACGACTACGAACTCGTCGTTCAAACCCTCACGGACACTCAGTTTCCCGAGAGAGCTCCGAAGGCTCTCGAACTACTGAAAAAC TACGAGTGCAAAGATGGCTACCTGAGGATCCTGCTGCACATTCTAGAAAACAGAGAGGTCCCCATCGAAGTGCGCACCGTCGCCGCCATACATCTAAAAACGACCGTCAGGACGAGATGGAAGGCGGGCAATGACCAGGGCGAAGAGCCCGCGATCGGCGACGGCGAGAAGGCGTTCATTAGAGACAACATCCTTCTGTCTATCAAGTCGAATGCGTCCGCGGTATCTATTCG AAACCAGCTAGAGGAGGTTCTCCGTTCTGTCGTCTCGTACGAAGAGTGCCCAGACAACCTGCACAGCCTGACGGAACAGATTTTCGGCGCCCTGGGCTCGGGAGAGAAAGACTCGATACTGGCCGCTCTGATCTGCCTGCGAGGCTTCAGGTTCTCGAAGAACGACCCCGTCCAGTCCAACTTCGTCGCGTCGGTGCTCGACAAGCTGAGGTCGCTGCTGAAATGTCTTGTGGACAACAACGACGCCGACAGTCTGCAGTTGCAACTGTTGATCGTCAAAAACCTGCGCAAAATTTCTATTTCCACCGACGTCCCCCTGGCCACCGGGTGCCGCGAGAACCTCGAGGAGTGGATGAACCTGCTGGTCCACTCCGTCTTTGGCTCCCCCGCCCCGACGGTGTCTCCGACGCCGGCGCTGTGGATAAAACTCCGCGTCAACATCACCTACTTGTTCATCATGTACACCGGCCGGTACTCTCGCATCACTCGCGGCAAACTGCATTCGGGCATATCGCAAGAGACCATAGAGGTCGCGAACTATTGGATGAGCACCTACGCGGTCTCTTTCCTGAACAAGTGCTTCTACATTTTGACGTTGTACTCCAAAAACCAGCTCGACAACAAAAAATTTCTGAGCGTTGTTTTGGACTACATTCACAACTCCATCGCGATCCCGTCCCTATGGGACATCATCAAACCGCACTTGTGGGACCTGTTCACCAACGTGTTCATCCCAATCCTGTGCCTCAACAGCGAGGACCAATACCTTTCGCAAAACAACCCGGTCGAATGTGTCATAATCGAAGAAGACTCGCTCTACAACATCGACAACCCCAGGTCTCAAGTCCTGCAGTGTATATACCGCATATCGTCTCAAAAGTCCTCGCTCGACTACCTGCAGACCATTCTGGGCCTGATAGTCGACGACATCTTCGTCCCGTACTCGAAGAGCTTGCCAGAACACCGCGACATATGCAAAAAATATGCGGGACTCACCGTCCTCGGCAACCTTTCCAGACTGCTTCGGAAGTCGGAAAAACACCTCAACTCCATCGAGTACCTGCTAGTCTGCTACGTCTACCCTGACTTCGAGTCCCCGTCCGTCGACTTGCGGGCGAAGGCCTGCTGGGCTTTCTCGAGGCTGTGCGGCGCGCATTTCTCGGACCAACAAAACCTCGTCAACGGGCTCAATTCTATCATCAACTTGTTCGTCTCTTCCAATCACATTCTCGTCACCTGCCACTCCGGAAAGGCCCTGATCGAACTCATTCGCCTAAACGCGTTCCTGCCCCTCATCAAGTCCTTCGTTCCCGCTATCCTCAACAAGTGCATCGAAGTCATGTCGACCATCGAGAGCGAGTCCATCGTGTCCATCGTCAAGTACCTGATCAAAGTGTTCCCCACCTCCGTCCAAAAGCAGGCCGTAGAACTCATGAAACACCTCCTCGCCAAATTTTTCCAGTCGGCCAACGCCTTCAACTCCATTCCTGCACAACAAGAAGGCTCCGCCGACAGCGAGTACGATGACCTCATGTCCAGCTCCGCTCTATTCACCGCCACGGAAACACTCAGGACTATCCGCATTTTGTACACAGAAATGCACAGACAACACTACATCCAATCCAGCATAGAACCGTACATGTTCAGCGCCATCGAGTCCTGTTTCCAAGAAAACTTTGTCCCCTTCATCAGCGACGGAATCGACCTCTTCACCAAAATCCTCCGCCGGTCCACACCGCCGTTCTCCCAAAAAATTTGGTCCTTCGTCTTCTATATGAAACAAGCGTTCGTCAACTGGGCCCCAGACCACATCAGCGAAATGATCGAACcgctcatcatcctcatcatctgcGACCAACCAACCTTCCTGGACCCCGGATCACCCTATTTGGAACAAATATACCTCATGGCCAATCACGCCCTCTCGGATCCGAACTTCAGCGAAAGCGACGCCCTGTACGTCGTTCAACTATTGGAGGTCGTCCTCATCGAATGCAAAGGCTCTATCGACCACGTCCTACCCGCCATCATCGAGCTCACCATCAACCGAATTCGAAAACCCTGCAGCACCCCCTTCAAAGTACTTCTCCTAGAAATCATCCTCAGCTCCTTCTGGTACAACGCGGAACTGACCCTGCACCTGCTTAACCAACTCAACCACGCTCGCGACATCCTAGAGCTCACCTTCGGGCTCCTTCAAGCCAACGCCTTTTCTCGCCTCCACGACAAAAAATGCGCCATTCTGGGACTGTGCAGCCTCCTGCGACTCCCCTACGCCCAACTCGGCCCCTATTGCCAAGAAAAACTGCAAGACATGATCTCCGTGCTGCTCCGCGTGGCCAGAGACGCCCACGTCCAACGCTCTCAGCAAGACGCGCAAAagaccgaagaagaagaagaagaagaagaactgaccGACACCACCTACGACAGCGACTCCGAAAACAGCTATTCGGACGACTCGGAATACGGCGATTACTACGAAGAAGAAGAACTCGAAGAAGACGCCGACAAAATCATAGAAGCACTTCAATCCACCGCGCCCAACTGCTGCCTTATGAAACAAGACGACGCCAACGGAGACGCAACCCCGGTcaatcactccctcaaacaagaCGACGACGGCCTGATCTGCTCAACAGAGGACGACGGCTGGCAATTGGACGACTACGAAGAGCCGGACGAACTCTCAACAAAAAACGTCATCGAGTCAATATACTTCCTCGAAACCATAGAAGGATCCGAGATCCGCGACCACATCATGTCCTCCTTCTCCGAAGAAGAGAGACAAATCTACCAGTTCATCGCCTCAACGCCTGTAGGCAAACCCGCCTCCCTAGGCCATGCTCCCCGCTCGAACTTTTAA
- the LOC126322698 gene encoding phosphatidylinositol transfer protein 3-like — translation MDSDSSISNSGCNSPSSIEESAQRLKKKVIELYQGPWNQLNARLVGPQNLRRYLRARSYDIDKAAVMLHESLVWREDVRPESISAREIEVHLKRGANFFLGYDKRKRPIMISKVHLDIDEHLELKTKVVLYQIERCIRMMRKTKVSNLTWLVDLKHFPAHLMSPSHTQLAISIVKLLSSHYPERLGTMIAINAPAIFNVFWKVISRFVDRNTAQKIIILKSKDISRLRSFIDDEVIETEYGGLNDYVYDHEENMKTLLEEEKVWMKKVTRYRNEAVSVDQLLETRNPVKMRHKKKQ, via the exons ATGGATAGTGATAGTTCGATTTCGAATAGCGGGTGCAACTCTCCCTCTAGTATTGAGGAATCGGCCCAGcgtttgaaaaaaaaagtcataGAACTGTATCAAGGCCCATGGAATCAGCTGAATGCAAGGCTTGTGGGCCCGCAAAACTTGCGCAG GTACCTGCGAGCCCGTTCGTACGACATTGACAAAGCGGCGGTTATGTTGCACGAATCTCTGGTATGGAGAGAAGACGTTCGTCCGGAATCTATTTCTGCTCGAGAGATCGAGGTTCATCTTAAGAGGGGGGCTAATTTCTTTCTAGGATATGACAAGCGAAAACGCCCCATTATGATCAGCAAGGTTCATCTCGACATAGATGAACATTTAGAATTGAAGACGAAGGTGGTTTTGTACCAAATCGAAAGATGTATTCGGATGATGAGAAAAACGAAAGTGTCAAACTTGACATGGCTTGTGGACCTCAAGCACTTCCCCGCCCATCTCATGTCTCCCTCGCATACTCAGCTCGCGATATCGATTGTGAAGCTCCTCAGCTCTCATTACCCGGAAAGGCTCGGCACCATGATCGCCATCAACGCCCCGGCCATCTTCAACGTGTTTTGGAAAGTGATTTCTCGCTTCGTTGACAGGAACACCGCACAGAAAATAATCATTCTCAAATCGAAAGACATCTCGAGGTTAAGAAGTTTCATCGACGACGAGGTGATAGAGACAGAATACGGTGGGCTGAACGACTATGTGTACGATCACGAAGAAAACATGAAGACTCTGCTGGAAGAGGAGAAAGTTTGGATGAAGAAGGTCACTAGATACAGAAACGAGGCCGTGAGCGTGGAccagttgttggaaaccaggaatccagTAAAAATGCGGCACAAAAAGAAGCAATAA
- the LOC126322697 gene encoding eukaryotic translation initiation factor 4E type 2-like codes for MESGVDSEDGVVVQAVPIMQNDETSTTDTLEQEAEPSTREATPSERHPLRYHWTFFFVKRQPAINLADTYEKNIKKIGGFGTVEEFWAFYNHLVRPNDQLIACDYHLFKTGIKPMWEDETNRKGGKFAFRVSKKRRLSSKYWEDLLLALVGDQFGEDGQDICGIVVSIRNTDDVFSVWTKNAANIEQRGRLAERIKQLLGLPPNLSLDYKSHDQSIRENSNFQSRVAKSDTVIKAQA; via the exons atggagtcaggcgtTGATTCTGAGGATGGTGTCGTTGTACAGGCTGTCCCTATAATGCAAAACGATGA AACCAGTACCACGGACACCCTCGAGCAAGAGGCTGAGCCGTCAACTAGAGAAGCAACGCCATCAGAACGACATCCCTTGAGATATCATTGGACATTTTTTTTCGTAAAGAGACAACCGGCCATAAACCTCGCTGACACATATGAAAAAAACATCAAGAAGATAGGCGGGTTCGGAACA GTGGAAGAGTTTTGGGCCTTTTACAATCACTTAGTGAGGCCCAACGACCAGTTGATAGCGTGTGACTATCACCTATTCAAAACTG GTATCAAGCCGATGTGGGAGGATGAGAccaacaggaaagggggaaagtttGCATTCCGCGTATCAAAGAAAAGACGCTTGAGTAGCAAGTATTGGGAGGATTTGTTGCTCGCACTTGTGGGAGACCAATTTGGGGAAGATGGGCAAGACATCTGCGGAATAGTCGTCTCGATTCGAAACACCGATGATGTTTTTTCTGTATGGACTAAAAATGCTGCCAACATTGAGCAGAGAGGCAGGCTTGCTGAAAGGATTAAGCAGCTTCTGGGCCTGCCTCCAAATCTTTCCCTAGATTACAAATCTCACGATCAGAGCATAAGAGAAAATTCCAACTTTCAGTCTCGCGTAGCCAAGTCTGACACAGTTATAAAAGCCCAAGCATGA
- the LOC126322688 gene encoding exportin-6-like, translating to MSQISSPVQFAAGFQDTLSATPEEVKHLLTETSEGWVGKPRFEQIDRILREFRRHPYSLVHARGFLTDHLSNVQFYGLSVYEDWINTKWASLDEGQRIEIANTLFDYAFENYKSLPSPVLNYLAKVIACIGRVEWPGRRFNFLERLLICANNPDSCMLGVLLLSAVSEEWISPSCKILSSRRRELREELLASVAGVFDTFNRLLLVLWDGKASELEGGGWASSLDESDRALGKAVLRATQAFFSWVPIDQIFEYAKPDLIFRFVFLNESVSLDALDCLNEMLGRNCYGPQSRQCLSGLYDVSLGLLSKFIETPEQFSTLRSEFMHKWTQFISLFVRTQLEVNMGDASICEFVMFFGKYTLLQKTQEQFLACLDIWEVIFTVMMNKAENRVWIDACAQVVTDFVQSLHRSVLFCCNGEELSRLESRAVIDEGALTEGEGVCELDARIHSVLNLVSQAYMLYPGSLHRVLMFSVADQIRKFGSVHVLMKGGDEESQRQVYYISKDTNTMVELCALMGSQFCQSFETTFDDGLFLIRTLIDMLNYISENKIYQHDLRVVRLYAETYGALRSFSEWIAHYANRLHDHQVPSYEELDILLCNLIRCDIDGLNLPAFPSADRGALEIVALSAAIHLSSIVQNVKYSNLSNLEPVLHLMHRVHDIASEHTPETQRHVHAAVALIFLSAWGHVASHAQQWDIRSQSFQRYAGPIIAPYESVVSAILNGDTALLAQEQVKDRIKAAYLYLTDLMNSCGDGRLNRNGLAILWDTVQRSITLSIDLFPYCQDGDILLHMLQVFIQTFETLSGYISIDMKRNMVSAIVNSLTQRHCLGQMINGSDDVGATVVTRLLKLFRSILRRCESDLVDATLKFCMESISPFLNLSETPAHVIQAFHDVLGDILSDHHAFLRQHEEYYHGVIHCFNLLLQAQDYNYFRSVIDHLRNANKKQLIFRQEAFWKHGYVKLLSTLFLSILRGDQSSLEGYILETAYQIIEGAGFDAFFDQFVPGFINSLEVAAPLSCERMEALRLTLGRETDMPTLVKNLAEMLGDLRCYCFQ from the exons ATGTCGCAAATCAGTAGCCCAGTTCAATTCGCTGCAGGGTTTCAAGACACCCTGTCGGCTACTCCCGAGGAGGTCAAGCATCTTCTGACCGAAACGTCCGAGGGTTGGGTTGGAAAGCCGAGATTTGAGCAAATAG ATCGGATTCTTCGCGAATTCAGGAGGCATCCCTACTCGCTGGTTCACGCGCGCGGCTTTCTGACGGATCACCTGTCGAACGTTCAGTTTTACGGGCTGAGCGTTTACGAGGATTGGATTAACACAAAGTGGGCAAGTTTAGACGAAGGACAGAGGATTGAAATTGCGAACACGTTGTTCGATTACGCGTTTGAAAATTATAAA AGTTTACCGTCTCCGGTTTTGAATTATTTGGCGAAGGTGATTGCGTGCATTGGAAGAGTTGAGTGGCCTGGGAGGCGCTTCAATTTCTTAGAGCGCCTGTTGATATGCGCGAACAACCCGGATTCGTGCATGCTGGGTGTGTTGTTGTTGAGCGCCGTGTCAGAGGAGTGGATAAGTCCGAGCTGCAAGATTTTGTCGAGTCGGCGCCGGGAGTTGAGAGAGGAGTTGTTGGCGAGCGTGGCTGGCGTATTCGACACTTTCAACCGTTTGTTGCTCGTGTTGTGGGACGGCAAGGCGTCGGAGCTCGAGGGGGGGGGTTGGGCGAGTAGCCTTGACGAGTCGGACAGAGCGTTAGGCAAGGCTGTTTTGAGGGCGACTCAGGCGTTTTTTTCGTGGGTTCCGATAGACCAGATATTCGAATATGCCAAGCCCGACCTGATATTTCGTTTCGTGTTTTTGAACGAGTCGGTGTCTTTAGATGCGCTGGATTGTTTGAATGAGATGCTGGGGAGGAATTGCTACGGTCCGCAGTCGCGGCAGTGCCTTTCTGGGTTGTATGACGTGTCTTTGGGGTTGCTGTCAAAGTTCATCGAGACGCCCGAGCAGTTTTCGACGTTGAGGAGCGAGTTTATGCACAAGTGGACTCAGTTCATCAGTTTGTTTGTGCGGACTCAGTTGGAGGTGAATATGGGTGATGCGAGCATATGTGAGTTCGTGATGTTTTTTGGGAAGTACACGTTGTTGCAGAAGACGCAGGAGCAGTTTTTGGCGTGTTTGGATATTTGGGAAGTGATTTTTACGGTGATGATGAACAAGGCGGAGAACAGGGTGTGGATAGACGCCTGCGCGCAGGTGGTGACTGATTTCGTTCAGTCTTTGCACAGGAGCGTTCTTTTTTGCTGCAACGGAGAGGAGTTGTCGCGTTTGGAGTCGAGGGCGGTGATAGACGAGGGAGCGTTGACGGAGGGTGAGGGAGTTTGCGAGTTGGACGCGCGCATTCACTCGGTGTTGAATTTGGTGTCGCAGGCATACATGTTGTATCCCGGATCGCTGCACCGggtgttgatgttcagcgtggcggATCAGATTAGGAAGTTTGGGAGCGTGCACGTGCTGATGAAAGGCGGTGACGAGGAGAGCCAGAGGCAGGTGTATTACATTTCGAAGGACACGAACACGATGGTTGAGTTGTGCGCGCTGATGGGGAGTCAGTTTTGTCAGTCTTTCGAGACGACGTTTGACGACGGGTTGTTTTTAATAAGGACGTTGATAGACATGCTGAACTACATTAGCGAGAACAAGATATATCAGCACGATCTGAGGGTGGTTCGTTTGTACGCGGAAACATATGGTGCGCTGAGGAGTTTTTCCGAGTGGATAGCGCACTATGCGAATCGGTTGCACGATCACCAGGTGCCGTCTTACGAGGAGCTCGACATTTTACTTTGCAACTTGATTCGGTGCGACATAGACGGTTTGAATTTGCCGGCGTTTCCTTCCGCTGATCGCGGCGCGTTGGAGATCGTTGCCCTGTCCGCGGCCATCCATCTCAGCTCGATTGTTCAGAATGTAAAGTACTCTAACTTGTCCAATCTGGAGCCCGTTTTGCACTTGATGCACCGCGTTCACGACATTGCGTCCGAGCACACTCCGGAGACCCAACGCCACGTTCACGCCGCGGTGGCATTGATTTTCTTGAGTGCCTGGGGCCACGTGGCGAGTCACGCTCAGCAGTGGGACATTCGATCGCAGTCGTTCCAGCGCTACGCCGGGCCGATCATCGCGCCGTACGAGAGCGTGGTCAGCGCGATTCTGAACGGAGACACCGCCCTGCTCGCTCAGGAGCAGGTCAAGGACAGAATCAAGGCCGCGTATTTGTACCTGACAGACCTTATGAACAGCTGCGGAGATGGCCGCCTAAACAGGAACGGATTGGCGATCTTATGGGACACGGTCCAAAGGAGCATCACGCTCAGCATTGATTTGTTTCCCTATTGTCAGGATGGCGACAtacttcttcatatgctgcaagtCTTTATTCAAACGTTCGAGACGCTGAGCGGGTACATTTCGATtgacatgaagaggaacatggtGAGCGCCATCGTCAACTCTCTTACTCAGAGACACTGCCTGGGCCAGATGATAAATGGCAGCGACGACGTGGGGGCCACGGTTGTGACGCGCCTTCTGAAGTTGTTCCGATCGATTCTTCGTCGGTGCGAGTCCGACTTGGTGGACGCCACGCTCAAGTTCTGCATGGAGTCTATTTCTCCGTTTTTGAACCTCTCCGAGACACCGGCGCACGTCATCCAGGCGTTCCACGACGTGCTTGGGGACATCTTGAGCGACCACCACGCCTTTCTGCGTCAGCACGAGGAGTATTACCATGGCGTCATCCACTGCTTCAACCTTCTGCTACAGGCGCAGGACTACAACTACTTCCGCTCCGTCATAGACCACCTCCGAAACGCCAACAAAAAGCAGCTCATCTTTCGACAAGAGGCGTTCTGGAAGCACGGGTACGTCAAGCTCCTCTCGACGCTCTTTCTCTCTATTCTACGGGGCGACCAGTCTTCCCTGGAAGGCTACATCCTGGAAACCGCCTATCAGATCATCGAGGGCGCGGGATTCGATGCGTTTTTCGACCAGTTTGTCCCTGGCTTTATAAATAGTTTAGAAGTAGCTGCACCCCTCTCTTGTGAACGAATGGAGGCGCTCCGGCTCACGCTGGGACGAGAAACAGATATGCCGACGCTCGTGAAAAACTTGGCTGAAATGCTTGGCGATCTCCGCTGTTACTGCTTCCAATAA